The following nucleotide sequence is from Plasmodium sp. gorilla clade G2 genome assembly, chromosome: 11.
AGATAGttgtaataatgaaaataatacaacAAATGAGACGacatataaatgttttaatagtttagatatgaataataaaagtaatattagtataacaaataatttaggaaataatattaaattaatgaGATCTAAATCTGTTACTacaaataatcataattCATTATTAATGAAGAGTGATTTTTCAAATTCTaataattcttataataataattatacagAACATAATGGACAGATAAATAATCCTCTCAATCACTTAAATCTTaatgattttaaaaatattcattatcATGATTTCAATTTACAAAATAGTACGAATAATAAACAATTTAGAAAATACTCAACAAatggatataataatatatataatgagtTGAATAAGAATATTGCGACCGATGccttttcatttaataaaagagATCAAGGCAATTATTTCAAATCAGAAACGCGTAAGTCTTTAAGTAGTTTTAGAGAGGCCTTAAAGAAAGAAGGAATATTaggttaaaaataaaataatgaaaattaacaaattatacaataaaaaaatatatatatatatatatatttatttatttatcacgtgtggtttgttttttttattattacatataaatattaacatGAAAAATTCTCTTCAAacttaaaattttattatttctatttaatattattatattttatacttttttttttttttttttgttaaaaaatatgtgattctttattttatcttttttggtgaattattcaatatattaaacgaaacaacatataatataatattaaggCATCACTATGTgaccatatttatatatataataatatgtatataatattatattataatatctttattttttttttttcaagtatttataaatatgtaagtATATTagaataaatttaaataataacaaattataaataaaaacttgTAAATGATTAAATTTGCTCTACCAAAAggacaatatatttattattattattattattatttttttttttttttttgcaataattgatatattaatgaatattttaGAGTGAAacaagtatatataaataaagtagttataataatagcaaacttctatatatatttatatatatatattttatatttatttatttgtggCTTATTTTGtacaaattttatatattatatatattttatatatttctgtttttattatagatacaaaataaatattaatatatatatatatgaattatattagAACAAAAGTTacaaaatgtataaaattgtacattaaatatttttataggttatataataaataattataatatatattttaaatatcttaatatttatttatttatttatttgttatatcctaattttttatataatgaaaactAAAATAGAATTAAAATTCTTGGGTGGACTTGAAAGCTATTTAGCTAACAAatcaaaaaattatgtatcaTTAGAAATTGAATCAGAAGAATTTAATTTTGAGAATTTAATAGCATATATAAGAAATCATATAATTGTTGATAGAAAAGATGTTTTCTCAGATTTTGTTATGAGTGATGGTGATGTTAAATCATGTAATGTAATGATAGATGATATGGAATattcaaattataatttaagtgataaaggaaaaataaaaccAGGAATTATTGTtctaataaatgaatatgacTGGGAAATTCTAGATACCTAtacatacaaaataaaaaataatgataaaatatgtttCTTATCAACATTACATGGTGGTTAATAATAAGACAcgcattaatatataataatatataattaatttttatgtaatttttttttaatactttatttttttataattataccaaaaaaatattttatgtgatatatgaatatataatttcttaattgttaccacatatatatatatatatatatgtacatgttttatgtttattttttttttttttttttccaaaagggatatttattaattaatgtatataattatatattttttaaaactaatcaattattattttaaaatatttttatgttaaatatataaatattttatacttttttggatatcaataaaatatcttctatatataatatattatagtatTAATATGTTTACCACAAAACATgtcaatataattttatttcaaaaaaattatatttatacaataaaataataaaaatcgaAAAGAAGTTAATAATGGggtaatataattatgaaaatataaaaaaacaaagacTATAGagtcatataattattttcatataagactaaaaaaaaaaaaaaaaaaaagtgtatttataaaagacaaagataagaaataattaaacagacgatttgtttttatttctttagaatgaaaatttttaattacatATGTGGTCGTCCTTTAAGAAATGGTGGTACTGCTCCACTTATATATAACCCTGTTAGAAAATggttaataattttaatgataCTATATATCTGTTTATCAATTTTATcatatcttatttttttattccctAAAGCATCTGATTTACAGTGTCTTGCCTTAATTGATTCATTGTtcaatttttctttatcaataggtaatatgatttaataaaataattaaaaaaataaataaataaacacttatatatatatatatatatatatataatattatctaataaatgtaatatatttcattttattttattttatttttttattattaaggCGTTTCTTATGTGATGGCTCCTTATTACTCTATCATAAGTTGCAGAGAGTGGGGTACTGAATACGAATGGAGTATAGTAGCTGTCGTTTCAGCAGTTATGGctattattgatatattttctaGTTGCTAtggtatatatgtattatatactaTCACTAGTGttgtatttaataaaagGATTGGTATGAATAATGACTGCAATTCATATAATGCTGTACTTTTCTTTTCTGCCAATTCAATTTTagtttttcttcatttaactGTTGCTACAGTTTCTACTGtggtttattttttacttatGAAAGGAATAGATAAGCAGTTGGAAgataatagaaatattatatgatcattttttttttttttttttttttctgttttggaccttaatacatattattacatatttcaaaaaaatatatatttttttttaattaattgacatattaattataaataaaaattacaaaaatataataaatattgacatatatatatatatatatatatatttatttatttattcattattttctttttttgttttttattttttcttcatttattgTATCCTTAAGTATAAAAACTAATCCACAAATTATTAGTGTAACTCCAACGAAccaaaaaaattttcttttttcatgaAAAAATACAATACCGCATAAAgcacttaaaaaaaaatttaaggaAAAATTTAGGACAGTTGCATAAAAGGCAGAATAATGTTTCATTAATAAAACATAGTGTTTAAGCATAATCATATTACatagtataaataaaaaaaaatatataattcttattattatttgtgttATGAATGACGTGGTGATTATATCTTTGTCGTATATAAATGTGGAAAAGTCTGAAGActtcttaaaaaaaacagaagCTAACGTTCCAGCTGTGCTACTAATAAAAGAATGAATGTGGTTAGAGTTGTAGATTTTGTTTATCCATTTTTTCACA
It contains:
- a CDS encoding ubiquitin-related modifier 1, putative, whose amino-acid sequence is MKTKIELKFLGGLESYLANKSKNYVSLEIESEEFNFENLIAYIRNHIIVDRKDVFSDFVMSDGDVKSCNVMIDDMEYSNYNLSDKGKIKPGIIVLINEYDWEILDTYTYKIKNNDKICFLSTLHGG